The Labeo rohita strain BAU-BD-2019 unplaced genomic scaffold, IGBB_LRoh.1.0 scaffold_2082, whole genome shotgun sequence genome includes the window gaaatctctactccttatcggagcgttctcagaccaACTGCGTGATTTACCTGCTCACTCGTGCACATCCGCGTTTGAGTATTCCGTCACGCTACAAGGGGACTTATCTCGAACCTTGCATTTCTTGTCCAGCCTCCGTGACAAGTTCTTATGTTTACTAATGAACGTTTTAATGAAATTGGACATCTCTACCACTCGAGAAAAACTccatatgaatgaatgacattttGGATTCAGACTGTAAGTAGTTTGAGTCACTGTTTTTGACACAAGACTTTAAAAGAACAGAagcaaaaaaatctatatataatgcTGCAGGCTGTCGCCGCTCTATTCCATTCTCTGTTTTTATGGCAATATCACATGAGAGCAGAGCATATCATCTCAAAGAGATATTATAGCTAAAGATTTGATAAgtgtatgttttaatttagagttactgttttattattattatttaacattcaaATTGTCTTCTAATTtggacaaaaacattattttaactttagttagtgtgtCATGTTGCTACTTGAGCATAAGCAACATCTACAAAGTTACAGCGCTCAAAGTTCAATGCCAAGGGAGATTTTACAGAATTCGTTTTTTAAGGCCTACAGAAAACGGCTGGTACGGACTACAAGAAGTTTGTTCCCAGGTTCAAAACTCAAACTGCCAACAACTATTTTGCATAAAGGATAAATGACCTCAAAATGAAACTTTGCAAATTTTATAACATTGTAAAAACTGTTATACATATAAAGCAACACTATATAGGAGATCTCAACTGACTGATCATTTATATTATCACAAAATGTAGAGCTCTCGAtactataaatacattattaatataaatacataattaaattaaattacattacaagcaaacaataatacattctattataaattaacattatgaaTTGTTGTAAACATTGGAAAATAAAAGtgcaacatttatttacttgttaaattgcaatttttagtctgacatcagtattttttttttatttatgaatgccCATGTGTGACGGGAAGCCTTAACCAGCTTTACATAGAGTTGGTCATGATGTTTCACAGCTCAGCTCAGAAGTGATAAAATTGAAGAAGTGGTATAAAGTCTTGAACATTAGAGGAGAAAACATTTACCGGGATAATTGTGAATCAAAGCATAATGTGAGtcctaattactttttaaagactttttgtactttctaataatgataaaatagtatttatttagttgcaTATTTGTAAtcataattcagctttgatagAATAGAAATGCATTGATCATATATCAATTTATTcatcaaggttttttttttcttatctgaCACAAcactttaaatttgatttataattttacactgACAATATGTGATATTAGCAGGATCAACCAGACACTTCAGCTCAATCACAACAATGgaggattattattatattttcaaatatgcaATGAAGGTGATTTCTCTGGTCTTCTACTACCTGACCTTGATCCTCTGTGTTCCTGGAAACACATTTGTTGTGTATGTTGCTGGATTTAAGATGAAGAGTACCGTTAATACAGTTTGGTTTCTCAATCTAGCGATTGCCGACCTCTTGTGTTGCCTTTCCACTCTTTCTATGCATCTAGGAGTGTTGCGGATAAACACTGGCTGTATGGATCCTTCATGTGCAAGATTCTCCCCTTCATTATGCTCATCACCATGTTTGCCAGTGTTTTCACCTTGACCTTGATTAGTCTGGATCGCTTTACTCAGGTGATCACACCGGTTTGGGCTCAAAATCATCGCAGTCTGTTAATTGCACGACTGTCCTGTGTAGCGGCCTGGGTTCTGGCTTCAATTCTTAGTCTGCCTTTCATGATGTTAATAGAGACTCACAAAGAAAATGACACAACATACTGCCTGTAACATCAACCTGATGAAGACAGTTATAAAATGTATGGAAGATTAAGAATCATCAGATTTGTGTTTGGCTTTTTGGTTCCTCTCATATGCATCACAATATGCTATGGATTCATCGCACGTAAGTTAGGCAGGAGTCATTTTCACTCTGGACGAGCGTTTCGCGTCATGTTGGCTGTAATCGTGGTCTTTTTTCTGTGCTGGTTGCCGTATCACACAGTGGACTTGTTAATAATGTACAGAGAGGAATCAAGTTATTGGGCAGCTTCGGCAGTGTATCCGTTGACCATCTCTTTGGCGTATTTCAACAGCTGTCTGAACCCCATTCTGTATGTTTTCATGGGGCAGGATTTTGAGAGCAATATTAAACTTTCTGTAAGACGTGTTTTTAAAAGAGTTTTCTCTGAGGAGGGTGCACAGGTGTCACAAACCACCCAGTCACTGCAAATGCACTCAGTGTAGTGAAGATATCAactcatttatttaaagtttaagtatttttttctatgCCAAACCTGTGCCGTTTCAAACAAGATTTGTTCCACTTGcttttagcattttgctagccaatgcaattaatttgattattattatttttttttttttgtattatccTCAGAGTAATTTCTAGACCAAATACTCATGTGAAGTATCTTgacaaaaatacttattttaaaaaaactgaaacttaagATATGCAAAACATCTTTCAATAGGAAGTGTCCACTCTGGTTTCTTCTTTGTCTGGAAggtataaaattaattaagcGCATCTAAAATGATCTGTTCTAAAACGTCTGCAATAAAAcgtagatatatattttttattttgcagtgagATTCCTGATTAACAATGCTCAATTTTTGTTGTTATGTATTCGGTTTTAAATGCAAAGGTCTGTATATACAGTAATGTTATACtattgctgtgtgtgtgtgtgtgtagcatAAATccagattttaatattttaccatttatGACAAGTGTCGTCAATCATTGATCAttgtctctttttcttttcctaCACAgcctttcaaatttctctcataTCACTCTCTCTTCTTGCataataaaaccatttaaacccAAATCATATTTCATGTCATCTCAtttggttagtttttttttagttggttGCTTTTTTGGGGGGTCCTGGTCACCCTTTtggtatttattttgtgaacatGACAGATGACATTTGGTTTCAGACCTTTGTATTTCACCAAACTGTAAGTAATTTGAGTCACTGCTTTTGACACTAGACACAGACACACTAGACACAGTCACTGTTTAAGATGTGTCTTTTGCTGACTATTTTCCGGAAGAAAAACCTCAGTCATTTCCACTTTAATACATGTAGCAGGGTGTTTGAGCAAAAGCAACATTGCAAAGTTATCACGCTCAAAGTTCAATGCAAAGGAAGATCTTTTCTTTAACAGAATTCGCTTTTTAAGGCCAACAACAAATGGCTGGTAAGGACTACAACAAGCTTGTTCCCGGGTTCAAAACTCAAACCACCAACAACTATTTTGcctaaagaataaagaaattcaaaatgaaactttgcaaatttaatttttacatatgCATAAAAAGCAATACTATATAGGAAATCTCAACTAACTGATCACCAAATGTAAACTATCCTTGTCTAGCTCTCTAtactataaatacattattaatataaatacataaattaaattacattacaaaaaatcagtaatactttatattaacattataaattgcTGTAAacaattgtgtatatatataagtgcaacatttatttactttttaaattgctATTTTTAAGATGACATCACTATTTTTCAATTTATGATTTCTCTTGTGTGACGGGAAGTCTTAGCCAGCTTTATTTAGAGTTGGTCGTGATGTTTCACAACTTAACCATGTTTGAAATGTTGGTGATCTTGATGAAGTGATAAAGTTGAAGAAGTGGTATAAAAAGTCTTGAACGTTAGAGAAGAAAATATTTACTGGCATAATTGTGAATTGAATCATCACAATGTGAGTCATGATGGCTAATATAGAGTTatgtatatgattttaaaacTACATGTACTTTTAAGTAATGCTAAAATAGTACTTTATATAGCAAATAGCTTTACtgataatttaaatgtattaatcatatattcatttattcgTCAAGTTTCTTATATAACACAAcactttaaatatgatttataattttacactgACAATATGTGATATTAGCAGGATAAACCAGGCACTTCAGCTCAATCACAGCAATGGAGGATTATTATGATATTTTGGAATATCCGATGAAAGTAAGTTCTTTGGTCTTCTACTACCTGACCTTGATCCTCGGCGTTCCtggaaatgcatttgttttgtatGTTGCTGGATTGAAGATGAGGAGGACCGTTAATACAGTTGGGTTTCTCAATCTAGCGATTGCTGATCTCTTGTGTTGCCTCTCCACTCTTTACTATGTGACCGAGAGCGCTTTGGATGATAACTGGCCGTATGGATCCATCATGTGCAAGATTCTCCACTTCATTATGCTCATCACCATGTTTGCCAGTGTTTTCACCTTGAGCTTGGTTAGTCTGGATCGGTTTACTCAGGTGATCACACCGGTGTGGGCTCAAAATCATCGCACCCTGTTAATTGCACGACTGTCCTGTGTAGCAGCCTGGGTTCTGGCTTCAATTCTTAGTCTGTCTTTCATGATGTTAAGAGACACTTACACAGAAAATAACCAAACATACTGTGTGTATTTTCAACCTGATGAAGACAGTTATAAAATGTATGGAAGGTTAAGTGTCATCAGATTTGTGTTTGGCTTTTTGGTTCCTCTCATATGCATCACAACATGCTATGGATTCATCGCACGCAAGTTAGGTGTCACaggatgaacgagacgagaggcgagcggatccatatgcaagctttttattgggcgagacaaagacatggtcgtacaggcaaggtcgagacgggagcataCAGGAATAACACAGGCAGTAGGAAAGAATAGTCCAGGAAAcgagagcgataatccacaaggcaggcggctagacagacgtaaacgataatgcaggcgagaagtcaaaaaccacgggaactaggaacttggaaacaggaaaacgctagcaaacaacaatacaacaatccgtggttAGCACGGCGAAATAcaggggcttttatagcgccgctgattggtcgtgggtcaagtgtaatggctgatgggaaatgtagtccggggtgtggtgcaacagtctgtgtgtgaaagggcgagagtgacatctggtggtgagcggacagcgggacaccgaccagattcgtgacatagccccccaaggagcggcttccagacgctccaacagagtaacagtccaggggagcggtggggcgggagtgagacagggcgagggctggaggaccaggtccctgcggaggacccggtgattgaggcagaaccgacagagcaggtaccctccagggaggggctggaggcggagcaggaagcgcaggagccctccagggcggagcaggaggcgcaggagccctccagggcggagccggaggcagagcaggaggcgcaggagccctccagggcggagccggaggcagagcaggaggcagagcagaaggcgcaggagccctccagggcggagccggaggcagagcagggggtgcaggagccctccagggcggagccggaggcgcaggagccctccagggcggagccggagggagagcaggaggcgcaggagccctccagggcggaaccggaggcgggacaggcgacgcccgagccctccgaggcggaacaggaggcgggcgatcctccagggcggaacaggaggcagagcagccctccgggcggaacaggaggcgaagc containing:
- the LOC127159338 gene encoding C3a anaphylatoxin chemotactic receptor-like gives rise to the protein MKVSSLVFYYLTLILGVPGNAFVLYVAGLKMRRTVNTVGFLNLAIADLLCCLSTLYYVTESALDDNWPYGSIMCKILHFIMLITMFASVFTLSLVSLDRFTQVITPVWAQNHRTLLIARLSCVAAWVLASILSLSFMMLRDTYTENNQTYCVYFQPDEDSYKMYGRLSVIRFVFGFLVPLICITTCYGFIARKLGRSHFHSGRTFCIMLAVISAFFLCWLPYHTVDLIIMYGEESSFWIALAVDPLAISLAYFNSCLNPILYVFMGQDFKSNVKLSLRRVFERVFSEEGTQMLQTTQSLQMQSV